The genomic stretch ACGAGATGCTTGGCCCTGTATCCGCCGGTTGCCCGGAAATAGGCAATCAGCCCCAGATAACAGGCGAGCATGATCGCCGGAAGGATGGCAATCTTGGCCAGCGTCTGCTGTTTCGTGCGGCTGTCTACACCAGTAATCAGGTCGCTCTGTCGCTGGAGGGCCGCGTGCTCCGGATCAGCGGCGAGCGCCGTTTGGAGTCTGTCCTCAGGCAGCTCGCCATCGCCGATCTCGGCCTCGAGGCTTTCCTGCACGCGCGCGGCAGCCGCAGCCTGCCTGTCCGCCAACAGCGTCCGCTGCGCCGGGTCGAGGGCGTAGGACTCGCCGAAGAGCCCCGGGCGCAGCGACACGACCTGCTGCGCAAGGGCAGGATCCGCGGCACGGATCTCTGAGGTAGCCGCGTTGTCCTGCACAGCGCCAATCGCAGGATTGCCGATCGTGCCGACGGAGATCATGCCGACACCCGCAATCGCATTCAGCATGAGCGCTCCTCCTCGCGGATACTGCTCGCTCACCACCCCGAGCGTCGTCGGCCAGAAGAACGTCTTGCCCAGACCGTAGAACGTCGCGGCGAGGAAGAGCATGGCCGGCGCGGTCCCGGCCGAGGACAGCCAGAGCAGGCCGATGACCGCAATCGCCGCGGACGCGGCCAGCAGGCCGAGCGGTCCGATTCTGTGCACGATGGGCCCAGCGAAGAAGCGCAGGACGAACATGATCAGCGAGGTCCACACCAGGAACAGCATTCCCAGCGTCGGGCTCTCCAGGACGCTCCGCATGATATCGGCGATCCAACTGTCGGTTCCCAGCTCAGTCGTGGCAAGCAGCACCATGACAACGAGAAGGATCACGAATACAGGTCGCCCGAAGCTTCTCACATACAGCGCGAACAGAACGGCTGGAATCAGCGCGAGCCCGAGCTGCGCCATGAGGCCGACCGTCGGCACACCGAGAATCACCAGAATCTGATTGAGCCCGGCAATGAGAAAGAAGCAGACGATGAAGCAGCTCCCGGCACCGAACTCACGCAGCATGTCGAAGTACGGAACGTTGGCGGCCACCCGCTCCTGAACCGGGAAGCGCTGCTTGAAGAGCATGAGGCCATAGGCGAAGGTCGGCAGCAGCACGAGGGCCACCTGCCACTGCCACAGCCGGCCAGGCATGCTCGCGGGATCGAGGTCGCTGACCAGAATCGCGAGCAGCCCCCCGAGCACCAAGCCGCCAGGCCACCCCGCGTGCAGGATGTTGAGGTAGCGAGTCTTCTCGCGGCTATAGAGCGTCGCGGTGACCGGATTGACGACCGCCTCGATGGTGCCGTTACCCAGCGCGAAGGTGAACGTCCCGATGTACAACAGCGCAAAGCCCGCTTTTTGTCCCGCGACGACCGCCTCTGGACCGGCGCCGGGGTCGGCGAGCATGGCGGGCGCGGCAAGCGTAATGACCGCCGAGAGCACGTGCAGCGTGAAGGCGATGGCCATCGAGACGCCGTTGCCGATGCGGTCGATGATGAGACTGAAGAGGATGATCGAGATCGCAAAGGGGAAGAGACCGGCGCCCTGGACATAGCCGATCTGCTCCTGGGTGAGGTTGAAGTCCGTGCGCCAGTCCTCCAGAATCGCCGCGCGTACCGCAAAGCCGAATGCAGTGGCAACGAGAGAGACGATGCATCCGATGAAGAGTCGGCTGCGATTGATCGTCGGATCGGTCATGAAATGTGGCCTCCCGTGACGCCCGAACGGCGCACCCTCGCGCGCGATGTACGCCGGGGAGCTCTGGAAGCGCCGCGCCGCGCATGCAGCGGCAGCAAGCCCTTCCCTGCTGCCACGCAATCGAGCAGCGCCTTTTCTTGCTCCGGCGTGATGCTCTCGTGGTTCGCGTAGATGATCAGCGCGTCCTATTGTGCCAAGTTCGCGGCGTTAAGATCATTCGGATCGGCCGTGTACGTCAAGCTCTTACCCCTGCCCCCTTGATCCCTTGGTCCCTTGACCCCTGATCCCTGATCCCTAATCCCTGCTGCTACCCGCCACCACCTTCAACACCCCATTCATCACCTGCCAGTGCGCCGGGAACGTGCAGAGATACGGGTACTCACCCGGATCGGCCGGCGCTCTGAATTGGACCGTCACCGTGTCGCCCGGATCGACGAGCTCCGTGGCAAAGAGCACCTCCGGCATGTCCGGAATGTACTCTCGTTCCAAGCCGTCCGGTGATGCCGCCATCTGGTCCGCCGCCAGGCCGATCTGTTCGAGTGTTCCCGGGGCGCCGAGCACGACGTTGTGCTGCAGCGCATCCGGATTCTTAAAGACGAGCTCGACGAGCTGTCCTGCACTCACGGTCAGCTCACCGAGGTCGTATTTCATCTGTCCTGGTATCACGGCAAGATGCAGGACCATGTCGGGCTCTTCCGGCGCGTCCGGTGCCAGCGTGGCCTCGGCGGTACGCGCTGCTCCGCCAGCCACGGTCAACGCGACGTGTGCGGCAAGCTCGCCCGGCTTCGCATACAGCGTACCGGCGTTGGTCTGACGCTCTACCCGGTACTTCCAAGCGCCTGCCAGCGGTGTTTCGTCCTTTCCGGACTGAATTGCCATCGACTCCGCCGGTCCGAGAAATCCGCCATCGTTTCTGTAGTTCTGGATGCGTACGGTGATGGCGTTCTGGCCGGCGCGCAGCGCTCCCGCCGGTAGCCAGAAGACCTGCGGGCTCCCTCGGCCGCCCTGCCTCGCGTTCTCGGACACCGACATCCCATTGACCCAGGCCTCTGCGGAGTTGCCGACTTGCCCCAATGAGAGCTTGCTCCTGGCTTCCGTTGGCGTCAGGTCTACCGTGCGCGTGAACCACACCACACCATCGAAGTCTGACAGCCCGCGCTCTTCCCAGTTGCCAGGCACCTCCATGGCCGTCCATTCGCCGTCCAGGCTGCGAGCGTCCGGCGTCCGCCAGTCTGGCTTCAGCTTGCCGATTCTCAACGAGACCGGTAGCTCGCCGGACGGCATTGCCTTGTCGTCTTCGCGATACGACGACATGAAACCATCCTGATGACGATGGGCGGCGATGTACAGCGCACGGCTCAACCATCTGTCGGCGTAGTTCTCCTCTTTCTGGCTTTCCGTGTAGAGCGCCTCGCCAATCGCCGGCGATGCCGGCATCTCCGCGAGGACGAGGGTCGCCGCCAGCCGCGTGTGGAGATCCGGGTCGCTCAGCAGCCCCGCAGCAATGACGGCGCTGCCAGCCTCCGGGGTATGAGGCAGCACCATGGCGGCCGCCTTGCGTACGCCGGCCGCCGGATGTTTCAGCGCTTCGACGGCCACGCCGTAGGCTTCGGTGTTGGTGCCGGCGAGCTCGCCCAAGCCGTGTAGCGTCCACAGCGCGTGGAGAGCACCGCCGTTGGTTCCAATGGTGTCCACTGATCGGTTGCGGACGAGCGCGAGGAGCTGGGGCACGACGTCTTTCCGTGCCCGCTCGACGAGCAGGCGCTGCGCCGTAGTTCGCCAGAACATGTTGTCTGCGGCAAGCGCGTCGACGAGACCTGCCGGGTCCGTCTTGGATAGCGAGCGTTTCTTCGCGTCCGGCGCGTCCTCGTAAACGATACGGTAGATGCGGCCGCGCTGGTGGTCGCGCATCGACGTCTCATAGGCATTCCCACGGCCGACGCTGTGCCCCGGCGGCGTCGGGTTGTGCTGCTGGATGAAGTTGTACCAGTCCGCCACCCACACCGCGCCATCCGGGCCAACCTGTGCGTGCACCGGGGCCACCCACTCCTCGGCGCCCGCGAGGAGGTTCCACCCGTCCCGCGTGACGAAGCTGGCGCCCTCCTTTTCCATGATCCCCTGCCCGATCAGATGGGCGGTCGGCTCATTGAGGAAGGCAATGCGATTCCAATACTCCTTCGGAAACGCGCGCGCGGTATAGAGATGATGACCGGCGGCAGCCGTGTAGCCGTCAAACACGTCGACCTGACGGATATAGGGTGTCGTGTAGTGCGCCGCATAGAACCTGGCCGCGCTCTGATAACCGGGCCCACTGCGCCCGGCGTCCGGCAGGCCCTCGATGCCTTCGAAGTATCGGTTCGGGATCGCCAAGTACCAGCTCGGGTCGTTGTTGGCGGTCGACCCGAACACGTCGAACGTCTCGGAGAACCCGAGGCCCCACGTGTTGTTGGTCGAGCCGGTCATGTACTCGAACTCGCTCCCATCCGGTTTGAAGCGATAGGCGCCTTGACTGAACTCGAACGGCTTCCCGTCGATCTCACCGTCAAATCCCGAGTAGCCGAGGACACCCCAAATGTAATTGTCCGGTCCGTACTGCAAGTTCGACGGCCCGGCGTGCGTATCCTCGGTGCCCCAGCCGGTGCTCAAGATCTCGCGCACGTCCGCCTTGTCGTCTCCATCCGTGTCTTTCAAGAAGAGGAAGTGCGGCGCCTGTGAGACGATAACCCCGCCGTTGGCAAAGACGAGGCTCGTGGGGATGTTGAGGTGCTCGGCGAACACCGTGAACTTGTCGGCGCGCCCATCCCCGTTGGTGTCTTCGAGAATCCTGATCCTGTCACTTCCAGGCCGCCCGTCGAGGATCTTGTTGGGATAATCCATCGTCTCGATCAGCCAGAGCCGCCCTCGCTCGTCGAACGAAAAGGAGATGGGCTTGACGATGTCCGGCTCGCTCGCGAACAGCTCCAACCTGAACTCGGCAGGAGTCTGCATGAACTTCATCGACTCCTCCGGCGTAAAGGGCAACTGATACTTCGGCGCAGGGGCACGCTTCTCATAATTCGGCACGTTGAAGCCTTCGACGTACGTGACCTCCGGCATCTTCAGCTGCGTCCAGGATTGACGCGTCGCCTCGTCGACGGCCCACACGATGCCCTGCTCAAACAGCTTCTGGAAGCTTGGATCATTCCAGGTGCTCTCGTCCTGTCCCGGCGCCGAGTAGAAGATCCGTCCTTGGCCCTGCGTGCGCACCCACGTCCATGGCTCTCGGCGCTCTCCTGCGACACGCTCGATCAAGGCCGTCCGGTCGGCGGGACGCTGTTGCGTAGATGGCGAGGCTTCCCCGCTGGCCGGGAACGGCTTCACGTCCTGCAAGATCGGATGTGACGGCTCGACGATCTCGAGAGTCGCGCTGCCCGCGTCGGCGCTGCCTGCATCGCCGCCGCCGGCAGACTGGATGTCGCTTCCGACGAGGTCAACATACGCCTTCGACGTGGAAGTGGTCGGCGCGGCCGAATGGACGGCCAAGAGGCCTTTGCCACCTTCGACGAAATCCAAGAGAACCTTCTCTTGTTCCGGCGTCAGCGCGGGCTGTTCCCCGTAGACCATCAACGCGTCGTAGTGCGTCACCTTCGCCGGGGTCAGCGCTTCCTCCAGCGTCGCAACATGCGTGAGCTGAATTCCGCGGCGCGCCAGTGGGGCCGTCAACGACGTGAACATCGTCGACGAGGGCTCCCCCCGAGGCTGCTGTTCCCGTGCAATCACCAGCACCTCGATCGGCTTCGCGTCAGCTGCCTGTTCGGTGACATCACCCGGCGGGCGAGGCGCGGTCGGCTGATCGGGCACTTGCATCTGTGCTGGAGCGAGAAGGGCCGACGCGAGCACGAGCGCGCCGCCGAGGCCGAGCCCCACACGTCGAGTAGCGGAGATGTTGCGCGTCATCACGGATACCTTTCGAAGAGTCAGAATCGAAGTCTTACGCCTGCCTGCAGCGCTCTGGGTGGCAGTTGAGAAGGAGCCCGACCGAAATCGTTGCTGCTCAGATCCGTCACCGGATTGTTCAAGTTGACGCGGTTTGCAATCACCAAGGCTCCGCAACGATCGCCCATCGGATCTGGGGCGGTCGGCGGGCTCGCATGCGTACGTGAACGTTCACAGTATGCCCCGCTCTGCGCGATTCGCCAATAAGTTGTTCTAATGCCGGCATTATTCTGACCAGGCATCATCGTGGGCCGAGACTGAGGAGCCCGCTGGCACGGATAAGATCCGCCCATGACGTCAGCTGCCCGGCCGCGCGACATGACCGTCCTCTTGCGGGGTTACCTCGAGCTCCTCCGGCCGGCGAATGTCGTGACCGCGGCGGCGGATGTCCTGGCCGGCTACGGCGTGGCAGGGCTCGGCAATCCGCAGGCGCTGCCGTGGCTCTTGGTTGCGACGAGCTGCCTGTACGGCGGCGGGGTCGTTCTCAACGACTACTTCGACCGCGCGATCGACCAGGTCGAGCGACCCGAGCGGCCCATTCCGAGTGGCCGCGTGGCGGCAGCCGGTGCGGCATGGCTCGGAGGGGTGCTGCTCGTGGCCGGTGTGATCGCCGCGAGTCAGGCGACGCGCGCGGCCGGCGTGATTGCTGGCGCCACGGCGGGCTGTGTTCTGCTCTACGACGCCTGGGGCAAACAGAGGAGGCTGTTCGCCCCCGTGAACATGGGCCTCTGCCGTGCGCTCAACCTATTGCTCGGCATCGCGGCGGTCCCGGTGGTGCTAGCCGAGGCGTGGCCCCTGGCGCTCGTTCCCTTGGTTTACATCGGTGCCGTCACGGCGCTCAGTCGGGGCGAGGTGCATGGCGGGCAGCGCGGGGTCGCGGTCTCTGCTCTGATATCCTTAATGATTGTTCTGATTGCCTTGATCACGATGACCGTGAGCCCGGGGAATCGGTCGGTGTCGGGGCTGGTGCTGGTGCTCTTCCTCGCCTGGCGCGTGCTGCCGCCGTTCTGGAGGGCGTGCCGGATGTCCGGGCCGGGCCCAATCAGGCAGGCCGTCAAGGCGGGCGTGTTGTCGCTGGTGCTCGTCGACGCCTCGATTGGCGCGACCTACGCCGGCCCCGTCTACGGGTTGGTCATCTTGGCGACGGCTCCCGTCGCTAGCGGGCTGGCCCGATTGTTTCCCGTAACCTGAGATGGACGTCATCGAACAGGAGTGTCGCGTCACCTTTCGGTATCCGGTGCACTTCACCACCGGCGTCTTCGATCCATCGAACCTGTTGTTGAAGACCGTGCTCGTTCCTGCCGCCGCCACACCTGCCAAGGTCCTGTTCGTCGTCGATCGCGGTGTGTGCGCGGCGCACCAAGGCCTGGTCGAGTCCATCGAAGGTTATTGTCAGCACCATCGCGAGCTGTTCGACCTGACAGGGCCGGTGCTGGTCGTTCCCGGGGGAGAACCGGTCAAGAACGAGCCGCAGCATCTGCACGACGTTCAGCGCGCCATCCATGACGCCGGCCTGTGCCGCCAGTCCTACGTGACTGCGGTTGGCGGTGGCGCCGTGCTCGATGTCGTAGGCTACGCGGCCGCCACAGCGCATCGGGGAGTTCGTCTCGTTCGTGTGCCGACGACGATCTTGGCGCAACATGATTCGGGGGTGGGCGTCAAGAACGGCATCAACGCCTTTGGGAAGAAGAACTACCTCGGCACGTTCGCACCTCCATTTGCGGTGATCAACGATTTCGGCTTTCTGTCGACCCTCTCGGATCGGGACTGGCGGGGTGGCATCTCCGAGGCGGTCAAGGTGGCGCTGATCAAAGATGCAAACTTCTTCGACTTCCTGGAGCAGCAGGCCGGCAGATTGGCGGGGCGGGATGGCCCCGTCATGGAGCAGGTCATTCGCCGCTGCGCCGCCCTTCATCTGTCGCACATCGCCACGGCTGGCGATCCATTCGAGCAGGGCTCGTCGAGGCCCTTGGACTTCGGCCACTGGGCCGCCCACAAGCTCGAGCAGCTTACCGAGTACCGCCTCGGTCACGGCGAGGCGGTTGCCATGGGAGTTGCCCTGGACAGCACCTACTCGTATCTGGCCGGCTTCCTCAACGAACCCGCGTGGCGCCGCATCATTGCGCTTCTGCACGCGCTCGGTCTTCCCGTGCATGCGGCCGAGCTGGGTC from Luteitalea sp. encodes the following:
- the eboC gene encoding UbiA-like protein EboC (EboC, a homolog the polyprenyltransferase UbiA, belongs to system of proteins involved in the trafficking of precursor metabolites to an extracytoplasmic compartment so that the biosynthesis of certain natural products, such as scytonemin, can be completed.); protein product: MTSAARPRDMTVLLRGYLELLRPANVVTAAADVLAGYGVAGLGNPQALPWLLVATSCLYGGGVVLNDYFDRAIDQVERPERPIPSGRVAAAGAAWLGGVLLVAGVIAASQATRAAGVIAGATAGCVLLYDAWGKQRRLFAPVNMGLCRALNLLLGIAAVPVVLAEAWPLALVPLVYIGAVTALSRGEVHGGQRGVAVSALISLMIVLIALITMTVSPGNRSVSGLVLVLFLAWRVLPPFWRACRMSGPGPIRQAVKAGVLSLVLVDASIGATYAGPVYGLVILATAPVASGLARLFPVT
- a CDS encoding 3-dehydroquinate synthase — its product is MDVIEQECRVTFRYPVHFTTGVFDPSNLLLKTVLVPAAATPAKVLFVVDRGVCAAHQGLVESIEGYCQHHRELFDLTGPVLVVPGGEPVKNEPQHLHDVQRAIHDAGLCRQSYVTAVGGGAVLDVVGYAAATAHRGVRLVRVPTTILAQHDSGVGVKNGINAFGKKNYLGTFAPPFAVINDFGFLSTLSDRDWRGGISEAVKVALIKDANFFDFLEQQAGRLAGRDGPVMEQVIRRCAALHLSHIATAGDPFEQGSSRPLDFGHWAAHKLEQLTEYRLGHGEAVAMGVALDSTYSYLAGFLNEPAWRRIIALLHALGLPVHAAELGHRLDAPEDPSCVLRGLEEFREHLGGRLTITLLRSIGEPFDAHEIQAPLVVDAIELLEKLDAAHRAATPRGLEADCLSTRGSS
- a CDS encoding dehydrogenase, whose amino-acid sequence is MTRNISATRRVGLGLGGALVLASALLAPAQMQVPDQPTAPRPPGDVTEQAADAKPIEVLVIAREQQPRGEPSSTMFTSLTAPLARRGIQLTHVATLEEALTPAKVTHYDALMVYGEQPALTPEQEKVLLDFVEGGKGLLAVHSAAPTTSTSKAYVDLVGSDIQSAGGGDAGSADAGSATLEIVEPSHPILQDVKPFPASGEASPSTQQRPADRTALIERVAGERREPWTWVRTQGQGRIFYSAPGQDESTWNDPSFQKLFEQGIVWAVDEATRQSWTQLKMPEVTYVEGFNVPNYEKRAPAPKYQLPFTPEESMKFMQTPAEFRLELFASEPDIVKPISFSFDERGRLWLIETMDYPNKILDGRPGSDRIRILEDTNGDGRADKFTVFAEHLNIPTSLVFANGGVIVSQAPHFLFLKDTDGDDKADVREILSTGWGTEDTHAGPSNLQYGPDNYIWGVLGYSGFDGEIDGKPFEFSQGAYRFKPDGSEFEYMTGSTNNTWGLGFSETFDVFGSTANNDPSWYLAIPNRYFEGIEGLPDAGRSGPGYQSAARFYAAHYTTPYIRQVDVFDGYTAAAGHHLYTARAFPKEYWNRIAFLNEPTAHLIGQGIMEKEGASFVTRDGWNLLAGAEEWVAPVHAQVGPDGAVWVADWYNFIQQHNPTPPGHSVGRGNAYETSMRDHQRGRIYRIVYEDAPDAKKRSLSKTDPAGLVDALAADNMFWRTTAQRLLVERARKDVVPQLLALVRNRSVDTIGTNGGALHALWTLHGLGELAGTNTEAYGVAVEALKHPAAGVRKAAAMVLPHTPEAGSAVIAAGLLSDPDLHTRLAATLVLAEMPASPAIGEALYTESQKEENYADRWLSRALYIAAHRHQDGFMSSYREDDKAMPSGELPVSLRIGKLKPDWRTPDARSLDGEWTAMEVPGNWEERGLSDFDGVVWFTRTVDLTPTEARSKLSLGQVGNSAEAWVNGMSVSENARQGGRGSPQVFWLPAGALRAGQNAITVRIQNYRNDGGFLGPAESMAIQSGKDETPLAGAWKYRVERQTNAGTLYAKPGELAAHVALTVAGGAARTAEATLAPDAPEEPDMVLHLAVIPGQMKYDLGELTVSAGQLVELVFKNPDALQHNVVLGAPGTLEQIGLAADQMAASPDGLEREYIPDMPEVLFATELVDPGDTVTVQFRAPADPGEYPYLCTFPAHWQVMNGVLKVVAGSSRD
- a CDS encoding MFS transporter — protein: MTDPTINRSRLFIGCIVSLVATAFGFAVRAAILEDWRTDFNLTQEQIGYVQGAGLFPFAISIILFSLIIDRIGNGVSMAIAFTLHVLSAVITLAAPAMLADPGAGPEAVVAGQKAGFALLYIGTFTFALGNGTIEAVVNPVTATLYSREKTRYLNILHAGWPGGLVLGGLLAILVSDLDPASMPGRLWQWQVALVLLPTFAYGLMLFKQRFPVQERVAANVPYFDMLREFGAGSCFIVCFFLIAGLNQILVILGVPTVGLMAQLGLALIPAVLFALYVRSFGRPVFVILLVVMVLLATTELGTDSWIADIMRSVLESPTLGMLFLVWTSLIMFVLRFFAGPIVHRIGPLGLLAASAAIAVIGLLWLSSAGTAPAMLFLAATFYGLGKTFFWPTTLGVVSEQYPRGGALMLNAIAGVGMISVGTIGNPAIGAVQDNAATSEIRAADPALAQQVVSLRPGLFGESYALDPAQRTLLADRQAAAAARVQESLEAEIGDGELPEDRLQTALAADPEHAALQRQSDLITGVDSRTKQQTLAKIAILPAIMLACYLGLIAYFRATGGYRAKHLVPEDVAG